In [Chlorobium] sp. 445, the genomic window GGTAGCATTGAGACGACTGTGCAGCATATTGGCGCTGGCAGCGATGCTGATAGTCCAGCCTGCTGTAGATGCTCTAGCACAACCGCTTGCAAAACACTTTGCTGAAAAACGTCTGGGCGCACAGCAAAGTGCAATGTGGATACTGGGCACATGGGCAGGTGTCTCCATTTTGTCAGGCGTAGGGCTTTCAGTGCAGTCGGAAAATACGACGCTGCGGTATCTTGGTTTTCAAAATATCGGGTGGGGAGCGGTCAATGCAGCGCTTGCAGGCTTTGCACTGTTTGGATTAGGTGCGCAAATTGCTACATTAGACACGCTAAGCCCCGGCGCAGAAGCCCTGCTCAAAGAGCTTTCAGAAGAACATACCTTCTCGAAAATTCTCTTGGTCAATGCAGGACTTGATGTCGGTTACATGTTGGTCGGAGGCGCCTTAATGTGGGCGGCGCGAAATGGACTAAGTCGAAGCGATGAATTTTTTGGAAGTGGACTTGGCGTATTGATTCAAGGTGCGTTCTTGCTCATCTTCGATATCTGGCAAGCTGTTGTGTCAGGACATCGCACAACAGACCTTGAAAATGCACTGCGCCCGATGCTCTCCGTTACTGCCACAGCACTTCCGTTTGGCACAGGTCTTGCGCTGACTGTTTCGTTTTAACATTACTTTGCGACGTTAGTACGCAAAGCGTCACTGCGCAAAAAGTTCAAAATTGCCTCACTGACTTCTGCGCTGCGCTCAATTTGAATCATGTGCCCAGTTTGTGGAAGCATCAAAAGTTTTGCGTTAGGCATCGCTTTGACGCCTTGTTCCATCACTTCACGTGTGCGACCGCCATGCAAAAATGGGTTGGGAATGAGATTGTCGTTTTCACCTGCAAGCACAAGTGTAGGTGCCTGAATTTTTCCGAGCTTATCCCAGACATATTCATCGAGCATGGCGCCAACGCATTTCCACACGGCATAAGCGAATCGATCGAACTCTTCTGTGCCAGCTAAACGCACACGCTCTTCAATGAGCCATTCCCATTCATCATTCCATTCATAGAAATTGTTGGTGATGTTAGCGCGCACACGCTCTTGCGGTGTTTTCTTGACAAAGTCAGGAGTGGTAGCGTTGCGTAGCCAGTCGCCTTCGCCTTGTTTGAAAGCCTCGAACCCAGCAGGTGAGAGCAAAACCAATTTCTCTACGGATTCAGGAAAGTGCAGGGCGGCAGTCATAGCAATTTGTCCACCCATAGAGTGCCCAACCCAAGTTGCTTTCGTGATGCCAAGTTCGCTCAGCAGCGCGCGAACGGTCTCAGCATAAAATTTCAAGGTGTAGGGCGCTGAATAAGGCTTTGATGATTTGCCATATCCAATTAAATCAACGGCAATAACGCGAACGCCTTGTGCTTGCAGAGTGGGGATATTGTATCGCCAAAAGCCCATATTGCTAGCAAGCCCGTGAATAAGAACAATCGGCTGACCTGCACCTTTGCTATCATAATACGCCATCATGACACCATTGACGGATTTCATCTCGGTGCCGAAAGGATAAGCAATATCCTGAAACTTCATCGGTGGGGCGGCATGGTAGAGTTTAGAATTGCCGCATCCTGAGAGTGCGATGAGGCAGACAAGCAAGAAAGAGCGTTTTACGTTCGTCATGGTTAGAGCTCATAGCATTGATTAAAACATTAGCCAACTAAGTGTACCAAAAACAACCCAAGGGTTTTGCGGTCGCGTGGTAAGTGCGTTTGGACGTGTCAGTGGGCTGTCGTAGAAATCACCGTTGAACATGTAAGCCACACTGAGCCCTAAATCGAGAAAGAGTGCGAGTGTGTATTTGAGTTCGGCGTTGAGTTCGGCTCCGATGAAGCGACCGACATCGCTGGGCGTCTGATTGGCAAGCGCAGCTGCAGCACCAACTTTTATTAACACTTTATTAGGTACAAGATTGTTGAAGTAGTTAAAGAAAACAGCTGTGGTGCCAAAGCCCATGTTAGAAATATCGTGAACAGCAGAGTAGTAGCGGTTTACGACTTGTGCATCGGGGAAGAGCAGAAATGCGCGGTGTGAGCTAAAAATACCAACAGGTGAGCCCCAAGTGTTACCTGTTACAACACCGGTGTATTGACCATCGCTCACATTGTTGGCATCACCAGAAGTGTAGAGCGCTTCGAAGGAAATACGGTCGTTGTTGGTTTGACCGTATTTGTAGTTCAGTGAAAGATGAGCTGTAAAGCCAAAAATACCGATGTTGCCTGTGCTCTCGCCCTGTGGCGTGAAAGTATTGAGATTGCCGAAGTTGAACACAGTGAGTGCGCTTGCCCAGAGCCGTCCGCCGATAAAGTCGCGATTGTAGGCAAAGTTAGCGCCTGTCCAGAGCACATCGCCCTTGTAGCGATTTTGTCCCAACCGAAACCGTGCGCCGCCGTTATACTCGACTAACAGCGAGTTAAAGCCTTGACCGAGAATTGAGACTCCGCCTTCACCTTGAGCTCTGTCGTAGAGATACCAGATGCTGCCGCCAAGTTCCCACAACCCAGAGAGGCGGGTTTCGGCATCTGCCATCAACAAGACGACATCATCATCGATTTGAATAAAATTTTCATAGAGCTGAAAATAGGCGAGGCGACCTATAGTGACAGGCGTAAGATTGAAGTAGGTGCTCATGCCGACGCCTTGTGTGCCCCAGAACATCAAGCGGTTAGCGCTGGTCTGATGGGTTTGCAGCGTATTGACATTGGGGTCGCGCGGGTTATCAAAAATGCGCTGAATGCCAATAACCACATTCCATGCAGGATTGATTTTGAGTTCAAGGTTTGCCAGCAAAGTTTGAATGTTCACAGTCCCTGCGTTGATTGCGCCGCCGACATTATTACCGACGCCGTAGTTGACATCGCCCCAAGTAACATCGACTTTGAAGAGCGTGCGAAAAATTGCGATGCCATCTAAAATCGCAGGTCGATAGACGAAGAGCGGCACAAAGCGTCCTTCACCATAAAAAGCAGTTTGGGGCACAGTAGAGGTGCTGTTCGGTCCGAAGAGCCGACCAATAATTTGCCCACGCAGAAATTCATTTTCAGGCGCAATGTTGCTGGCCGTAAGGCGCGTAAAAAAGAATCCAATGAATTGCAACTCAGGCGGCGGCTTTTCAGGCGTGCCCATACGACGTTCATCATCGACAGGGTAGTTCGGCAACTGTGCCCACAGAGAAGTGGCATAGAAAAGGATAGCGACAAAGCATAAAGCAATTTTCATAGCGTTCTCCCCAGTTTTCAAAACCTTGCATGAGTGCTTAGGTGCAGTGAGACGCCACTCCTTAGAGGCATCCCACCGACTAATCCTAAGCAAAAGCGAAGGGTTTATTGACGCACGTAGCGCTGAACATTAGCTTGCCCAAATGCACCGCCCGATGTACTTCCGAAGCCAGCGGTGGCAGTAGGCGGCGTAACACCTTGGAGAGGAGGCTCTGTCTGCGCAATTTCATATCGCATCGTGTTGCCGCTGACTTCATAAATCCCAACTGCCGTAATAGCTGTAGGCGTACTTTGATTGACCCTAATGTTTCGGATGTTTGCATTTGCACCCGTGGCCCCGCCAGCTGAAGTCGTGTAAGTCCCGCGTAAAGTGCCTTCAACGCCAGCTGAATCGCGCTGTACAACCACGTATGAGCCATCTCTGTTAAACGTAGCTTGAATGCGGCGAATCCGAAAGGGTGGAGCAAAGAGAATCGGTGCGACATTTGTGCCTTCCGATACCCATGTGCCAACAATCGGATCTTGGGTGCTCCCAGAATCTGATGAAGTCGTAGAGCCTTGGCATGCAGCCATGGTCAAAGCAGCACAGAGCAAGAGCAGAAAACTGATATTTTTCATTTTTCTCCTATGAGTTTAGTTGAGAAAGCACGACTCAAAATGAATCGCATAGAAAACGGTCTAAATCGCGCACGGCAAATGATGAGCTACTCTGCTTGAAGAAGCGCTTTGCGATTGATTTTGCCAGCAGCGTTCTTTGGCAGTGCATCCAGAAAGACGACATACTTTGGTATTTTATACTTTGCCAGATTTGCTTGACAAAATGCTTGCACATCGCGCTCGGAGAGCACAACACCTTCTTTCAAAACCACGAATGCCTTGCCAACTTCGCCCCACTTTTCATCAGGTACAGGCACAACGGCGGCTTCAGCAATACATGGGTGCGAATGCAACACGCGCTCGACTTCAGCAGGATAGACATTTTCTCCACCAGAGATGTACATGTTCTTTTTGCGATCGACCACATAGTAAAATCCTTCTTCATCTTCTCGCGCTAAATCGCCTGAATAAAGCCAGCCATCTTTGATAGCCTTTGCCGTTTCTTTAGGGTTATTCCAGTATCCTTTTGTAACGACATCGCCTTTGAAGATGAGTTCGCCGACTTGCCCGCGCTGAACATCATTGCCCTGATCATCGACAAGACGCACATTCAGATAAAAAATTTGGTACACCAATCGAGCCAATTTTGCGCACGGCATCGCTGTGATGCAGTGAAAAAAGATTAGGTCCAGCTTCTGTCATGCCAAACCCTTGACGAATCGGCACGCCACGATTTTGCCAAAGTTCAATCACAGACAGCGGCAAGGCTTCGCCACCAACTAGAAAAAAGCGTATGCGGCTCAGATTGACGGTGTGAAAACTTGGTGCCGCCGCAAGCAGTTTGAGTATCGTCGGCACAGCCATAAACATCGTGGCTTGCTCCTGCTCGAGAAGCTGCAGTGTGGTCTCTGCATCAAATTTTTTCATGAGGCAAGAATAGGCACCGTGATGCAGAAAAGGTGTGGAAAGCACATTGAGTCCGCCCGTATGAAAAAGTGGCATGGCGCATATTGTCCTATCTTCAGTTGAAAGATCTAGGCGCATCATCGTATTGACACTGTTCCAAAAGAGCATCCGATGAGAATACAGCACACCTTTGGGCAAGCCGGTGGTGCCGCTTGTGTAAAGAATGAACACAGCATCATCTTCGCTGAGCTTTGCAAGCGACATGAAAGACTCTGCAGAATCTCGATACGCATAACCTTCATCTTGCAAGTTCTGCAATGACCATTTGTGAGGAATGGTGTCAGCAATTGGACATTGCGAGAGCGTAGAGAGATACTTGTCTTCGGTGATGAGAAGTTTAGGCATGCAGTCAGCAAGGACTTGATTGATTTCTTTTGCTGCTAAACGAAAATTGAGCGGGACAATAATTGCGCCAGTTTTTTGTGCGACAAAAAACAAAATGAAGTGTTCCAGACAATTTTCAGCGTAAAGTGCGATGCGATCACCATGTGTGAGACCAAACTCTTGCGTGAAGAGCCGCGAGAGGCGGTTTGAAATGTGATCAAGCTGGGTGTAAGTTAAAGTTCGTTCTGTCTCAAACTCTTTGAGTGCGATTTTCTGAGGCGTGTATAGACAAAGTTTTTCTAGCCAGTTGAAGATCATCATCGCTTAATCCAAGTTAAGAGTGTTCATTTGTCGATTCCCAAGAGCTAAGACCACAGCAGCAAGCACGCAAGCAACGGGACAAATGATAAGCGAAAGTCGCATTGCTTCAGGGTTTGCACTGACATTCCACTGATCATTGAGGTAGCCAATCACAAGGGGAGCGATACCATAGCCAGCAACATTGACAAGAAAGAAATAAATACCTACAGCAAGGCCGCGCATGGTGGGTGCGGCAATATCGTTGAGGTCTGCAAACGAGGGACCAAGCCATGAGAGACTAAAACCAATCAAGAAAAAGTTGAGTGCAAGCAAAAGCACAAGATTTTCACCAAGGAGCATCAGCGACCAGCAGAGCGCACTCGCAAAAGCAGAAAGGCTTGCCAATTTCATGCGACCGCCTACTTCTTTCTGACGAAATTTATCGGCAAGATAGCCACCACCAATAATCCCAATGAACCCACCTGTAATCATAGCAATGCCAAACCAGCTGCCGATTTCAACCAAGCTTAATTTGTGCACGCGCACAAAAAACACGGTAAGCCAAGCGCCAACACTTGCTGACGCAACATTGAAAAGTGCATAACCACTATGATGAAACCATATCTTCGCCGTTTTGTAGAGTGCGCGCCAATCTGAGACAGTCTCTTGCCTTCGCACTTCGCTGTGTCCGCGTTTGGGCTCAATAAGTGCTGCAACAAGCAAAGCAATCAGCACACCGGGAAAACCCAAGAGGTAAAACGCATATCGCCAGCCGATGGCTTCGGCAATCACGCTACCAAGCAGGAAGGCAAGTCCACTGCCCAGCGCAATTGCCGATGAATAAATGCCTTGAACGGTCGCGCGCCGTTCTCGTGGAAAGTAATCACTCAGCAGAGAAAGTGCGGCAGGACCAAGTGTGGCTTCGCCAATGCCAACGCCAATGCGGCAAAGAAAAATTGTCCAGAAATCAACAGCAAAGCCTGTGAGCCCTGAAAAAACGCTCCACGATGCAAGTCCAATGGCAATCAGCGTTTTGCGTGACATGCGATCAGCAAGACGACCAAAAGGGATGCCTAAGAGAGTGTAGAAGATGATAAACGAGGTGGAGCTCAGCAGCGCAAGTTGCGTATCGCTGAACTGCAGCTCGCTCTTAATTGGCGTAAAGAGAATGTAGATAAGCATGCGGTCTAAGAAGTTGAGCAAATAGACCAGTGTCAGCAAGCCAAGTGCATACCATGCATATCTTTCAGAGAAAGTCTGTGGTTTGATTTCAGCTGCAGGTGCGTGCATCGTATCTCTCCTTGTTGAAGTGAAATCTGACTCAAAACTTAAATGC contains:
- a CDS encoding alpha/beta hydrolase, which produces MTNVKRSFLLVCLIALSGCGNSKLYHAAPPMKFQDIAYPFGTEMKSVNGVMMAYYDSKGAGQPIVLIHGLASNMGFWRYNIPTLQAQGVRVIAVDLIGYGKSSKPYSAPYTLKFYAETVRALLSELGITKATWVGHSMGGQIAMTAALHFPESVEKLVLLSPAGFEAFKQGEGDWLRNATTPDFVKKTPQERVRANITNNFYEWNDEWEWLIEERVRLAGTEEFDRFAYAVWKCVGAMLDEYVWDKLGKIQAPTLVLAGENDNLIPNPFLHGGRTREVMEQGVKAMPNAKLLMLPQTGHMIQIERSAEVSEAILNFLRSDALRTNVAK